The proteins below come from a single Rosa rugosa chromosome 2, drRosRugo1.1, whole genome shotgun sequence genomic window:
- the LOC133728384 gene encoding uncharacterized protein LOC133728384, translated as MSSQQLIATHRDGAEIHHGEDVCKQKSHQLLEKMHLPCGLLPLDDVVEFGYNATSGFVWLKQKKRKEHRFHAVGRTVSYDTEVMGFVEEHRMRRLSGVKSKEILIWVSISDIYVDPSTDPDKITFANGTGISRSFPITAFQLEEGGDGNGNNGKK; from the coding sequence ATGTCAAGCCAGCAACTAATCGCGACCCACAGAGACGGCGCCGAGATCCATCACGGCGAAGACGTATGCAAGCAAAAGTCCCACCAGCTTCTCGAGAAGATGCATCTGCCGTGCGGCCTCCTCCCTCTAGACGACGTCGTCGAGTTCGGCTACAACGCCACCTCGGGGTTCGTGTGGCTGAAGCAAAAGAAGCGAAAGGAGCACCGGTTCCATGCCGTGGGACGCACGGTGTCATACGACACTGAGGTCATGGGGTTTGTGGAGGAGCATCGGATGAGGCGTCTCAGCGGGGTCAAGAGTAAGGAGATTTTGATCTGGGTGTCCATTTCGGATATCTATGTGGATCCGAGTACAGATCCCGATAAGATCACGTTTGCCAACGGCACGGGAATCTCGAGGTCGTTCCCCATCACGGCGTTTCAACTTGAAGAAGGTGGAGATGGAAATGGTAATAATGGCAAAAAGTAA